The DNA segment gaagagaagaagaagaagaagaagaagaagaagaagaagaagaagaagaagaagtagaagaggAAGCAGCTCTTAAATTGTTGGCATATGTTGTTCGTATTCGTTTGTTGGGTGCgtgcattaaatttgaataagcACACGAGACTAAAATCTAATCAGCGTCCGTTTTTGTGGGTGTTGactgtatttttaatatattgtatatacacaatatatgtaatatagcGAGGCATCTCGCGTCTctttgatattattaaatatttacatattaaaatatgtactgCCTGGCTGCTATTTATTCATGTGGcggctgcttctgctgccgttgccgttcctgctgccactgccactgccactgccactgccactgccacagatTGAAAAGTGCCCCAAAAATGCCAGGCTAAGGGTTTGCCTGACACAAACATTCACACAACAAAaggttgtgtatgtgtgttgtgttgttttgccGGTTCGCGACGCAATTCAATCAGCGTACGACACGAAAATGAAAGGTAAGCCTCAGACTCGACCTCGTCCTcatcctcgtcctcgtcctcgtccttaTCCACGATGTCCTGACGGACAGCCCAAGTGAAAGGTAGGCAGAGAGGCATCGTTGTTGGATCTGAATTGCCAGGCAGACGACAGGCTGGGATTAGCAGGTTTAAAAGTTGTTTCgaatacaacttttttttttgttgctgctcgcCACAAAATTGTACATAGCTTTGCCTGATCGAAAggaatttcaatatatataaaatatatatatgtgcatatcAGACTTTCACACGTGCAAAACACTTGAACCACGCCCCCCTCGCACCCCCTTCCGACGCAATCTACTGACACATCCGTTAACTCCTTCGACTTGTCAAACCCTTTTCATGTCACATTTGCCCTGTAACtggaatttaataaattgttaaagaaAATCACGCAAAATTATGCTCGGCagtatagttgttgttggctgccaaCTTGGCCAAGACATTCTAAATGATGTACGAGAatatgcttgtgtgtgtacTATATGTGTGGGTTGCCAAGGGAAAAGCGCTTTGGGCTGAGCAGGCAGGACGCATCATGTATACGTAGGGTATCTAGTATATTATGCAAACAGCGTCGACTGAATTACAATGTTgcgaaatgttttaattaggTAACCAGAAACCCTGCAAGCCACCAAAAGCCAGCCGCGGGCCGAGTCAGAGGTGCGCACTTCACTTCGTTTTGGCTTAACTAAGGTAATACAAAACTCCGACGCTCTCCTTGCTTTCccctgctctctctctctcaatggTTGCCATCGCATTCCATTTCCATATTTGCTGCACGTCGACGGTCACGCAGCGGAAGTTCGCGGTTTGGACCccaaacaaaatggaaatgcaacGTGCTAAATGCCGAGCAATCTGTGTGGAGCAAGCAAGAAAGAATCGAGAATAGGGAAGGTGGagtgcaaaatgaaaacaaattgagaACAACGATAAAAATGCCTTATAAAGTCGCATAAATTTTGCAGCTGTTTTGCACATAACTAGAGCACAACTTCCACAcacaatttaaacaaaacattgcTAGAGTAAACACAACCCTAACAcaactaattaaaagtttttgccaatttgttgcttttaattaaatgtaataatatttcaaaaaattatgGAAAGTGTAATTTATTCTAGTGACAACTAGAGATTAGAATAGGCATAGAcaaatttgaatgcaaatgtGAAAACGTCGGCTACTAGAAAATGTAGTTGACATAAATTGCGACCAAGTTATAATATTCTTTTACCCTTCCGTTAAATAGGGTTTCCTTATATCCTTCTTTGCTTTGAGTGCCAAGTGTAAAAAGTCTTTCGTGTGacttaaaaaccaaaaaatgtgGCTTTGTAAGCACAAAGCACGTCATAAACAAAGAAAGCTTTTGCGCAAAAGcacactaaaaaaatatattatgttttgttttgatgcaaatgcaaatgcaactgcagttAATTAAAAGATTCGTAACAAACTtgtgtaattaattaactgcAACTCAACCTTGTCGGGGAAATAAACTCACACAACACCCATAGTTTCAACTTGTTGGTTGTGTGTCAAATGTAATTATGAACTTTGAGTCAAActtatttgtttgttcttgAACTACTAATTATACACATTGAGTTAAGAAAGTTCGCGTTAAGAACTGTAACAGAACAAGGATTAACGCTAGCTTTCAGCGGTATTTATGtgtattaattattgttgttaatatttattattgaatgataagtttttgcatttgttcaGCTACGAGTACGAAGCTTTGCCTTCACATTATGTAAGGCTATTAAAAGTGTAAGTCAAGTTTATCAATTACAATGTATCAGCTACGCGCTGGTCACACGCCGACCAtttgaacaaatatttgagTCGATCTAAtcgaaagtaaataaagaaacCGGAATCCAACGGAAGTAAATAAAGTCGTTGACTATAAAAAGCCATTTAAAGCTGTAACAAAGCATAAAAAAGTGTAACAACTTCATCGAGTGAGGATGGGTTTGAGATGGTGTTTGATATTCGGATTAACTTTGGGCCTTTTCACGAGTTGGACGCGGTCTGAGCTCATTAAACATCAACAAAGAGTGCAAGAGGAACTCAACAATTGGTGGCGTCACGAGGTTTTCTACCAGATCTATCCGAGATCCTTCCAGGACAGCAATGGCGATGGCATTGGAGACCTTAACGGCATTACCTCCAGGCTGCAATACTTTGTCGATACGGGTATTACGGCGGTCTGGTTGAATCCAATTTTCCAATCCCCTATGGCGGACTTTGGCTACGATATATCCGACTACAGAGCTATACAACCCGAGTATGGCACTTTGGCGGACTTTGATCAACTTATAGCCACAGCAAAAGCTTTGGGCATCAAGGTTATACTGGACTTTGTGCCGAATCATAGCTCCGATAAGCATGAGTGGTTCATCAAATCGGTGGCAAGAGAGCCTGGGTATGAGGACTTTTACATTTGGGAAAATGGAACAGTGTTGGACGATGGAGATCGAGTGCCGCCTAATAATTGGATATCAGTGTTCTCCGGCTCCGCTTGGGAGTGGAATGAAGAACGCGAGCAGTACTATTTGCGGCAGTTTACCAAAGGACAACCCGATCTGAACTATCGTAATCCTGCAGTGTTGCAGGCTATGGATGATATCTTGATATATTGGTTGAATCGAGGTGTGGCTGGCTTTCGCATCGATGCAGTGAATTACATCTATGAGGACGAAGAGCTGCGAGATGAACCATTGAGTGGCACTACAAGTGATCTCAACTCTCCTGATTCCCTCCAGCATATTTATACCAGGAATCAACCCGAGGACTATACACTTGTTCAACACTGGCGACAGCTACTGGACAATTACAGTGCTAACAATGGCGGTCCTCTGAGAATAATGATGCTAGAAGCTTATGCGGACTTGAAGCTGCTAATGGATTACTACGAGGATCCTCAGGGAGTACAGGGGGCACAGTTTCCATTTAACTTTGGCTTTATAACCGAACTCAACGAGAACTCGACTGCTCAGGACTTTGTGTTCAACATTGAAAAATGGTTGATCTATATGCCCGTTGGTCATGCAGCCAATTGGGTGATGGGGAATCATGATAATCCGCGTGTAGCTTCTAGATATGGTTCCAAGGCAGTGGATGCCATGAATATGCTGCTGATGACACTGCCAGGGATTGCAATCACTTATTATGTAAGCAAAGCCAACTTAAGGTTTCTTTACTATTAACACTAATTCAATCATAGGGTGAGGAACTGGGCATGGAGGATTATCGTGACATCAGCTACGAGCAGACCGTGGATCAACCTGCTTGTGAAGCTGGTTCCGACGACTACAAATGGATCTCACGTGACCCCGAACGCACGCCCATGCAATGGAATGATGAGAAGAGTGCTGGATTCTCCAGCAATGCCAGCACATGGTTGCCCGTGAATCCCAATTATCAGGAATTGAATCTGCGCGCTCAACTGCGGGCCACACGCAGTCATTACAAGGTCTATCAATCGTTGCTCAAATTGAGGAAATTACGTGTGTTGCAGGAGGGAAGCTTTACGGCAAAGGCTCTCAGTCGTCAAGTGTTTGCTCTGAAGCGGTGAGTGGCAATCGTTGTGACAGTTGTGACAGTTTTTTGATATCCGTTTCAATTCTCTTTCCTCTCTAGCGAATTGAAGGGTTATGGCACTGTGTTGACCATCATAAATGTGAGCAATCGCACGCAGCAGGTGGATGTCAGTGACTTTATCCATTTACCCAATCGTCTGACCCTTGCGGTTGTCGGTGTCAGTTCACAGCACAGAGAAGGAGAGCGTCTCAAACCCGCTGAGATCAATTTGGCACCTTATGAGGGTCTTGTCATAACGCTTAAGGTTCATAAATAAGCGTTTGATTAAATAGCGGACATTTAAAAGTCATTCGTGTATACGTATACGTTGTATTTTATACAAGTATTGGTGTGCTTTAACAAAGAGCTTTTCGAAACTTAGCTTTTTTGTAATAAGCTTACACTACATATTaggaaataatttttaatatttattgaagcttgaaaaaaaataaataaagtatatttaatatttaagttattaaattcttttccattagaaatttttttattaagttgcATTTCTAAATTCATAACCTATTTGCAACTACTTTTGCTTGATTGCACTTTGCGCAAACTTATTACAACTTCAAtctaaattttcatttctatttcatttcatttgtcatACTTATTTACACTTAAAATCGTTTTTGagtgttttaattgaattgagagCACTTGTTGTTCGCTTTGCTTTACGTGCGCAGCGCTTGTTATTATagtattcttgttgttgctgctcttgttgttttagCACTTTCTCCAAAATACAACTGTCAACGCGGCTGCCTGCCGCAGATAAATTGTCGTtgagtttaattaaaagcccTTTGTGattgcataaatatgaatttactttttgtttgtaagtgtgcagaaattattttttgttttcatctcTTGATTTATTCGGCAAGCAGCGTGTGGATGCTGACTGAGTGAGTGgactgtgtgcgtgtgtgtgaaatgaTTGTGGAACGAAagcttttttttgccaatttgtCAGCTGGTCGCCGGCAAATGCTAGAGACAGCTCTCAGTTGATCGCAgctgtgctgtgttgctgttggcacGTCTTTTATGAcacaattttcataaatttaaaaaacgtttttatattctttgtttATTGGATTTTGTTGGAGTGAAGTTGAGGTAGGTAATGTGtggaaaaaataaactttcatTGAGTGAATATCAGTTTGAGAGAcgacaagcaaaaaaaatgtgagaATGGCAAAGAGTGATTGCTGTGAATATAGAGGGATGCAGAGAGAGTGGACTCTACTGAGAGCatcagagtgagagagcgtaATAGACTGAGAGATAGTAGATAGAGAGTTCTTTAAAGCTCAGGCATATAAAAAGCTCTTCGCTTTACCTTTGAAAAAAGAACTCAATGTAGCCGACGGCTAATACGCTGTTCAAGTTCCCAGCtgggaaaaaataaatttgttatgcaaattatggttttgttatgaaaattaacaatttaacaaatttatttgaaattattcatGCATGTTAAAAAAATTAGCGAGCGTTCAACTCGCTTTTTTGACTAGCAAATACCCTGCAGGTAAATTTTTCCATGCTGACAAGcgaaattatacatttatcgGAAGTCACAATTTATTATCTGACTATGCAAAGGTATAATTATAGATTGCGATCTGGTTCTAGTTCCCaaacagttttgttttgctttgctgaaaataataaacaacagaCCGTCAGGCGCttctaattttcaatttcaattataaataatcagaACAGTTTCAGTCAGCTTTTAATGatgcacaaattgaaattgtaataattGTATGATTGTTGTTAGCTTTGGGACTTAacttataaaacaaaactgaagcGAACTTTCGCATTTAGTTGCTGTCAAGTCAACAAAAGGTTCAGCACGATGTcaacactacaacaacaaacgcaacTACTTCTACTTTGCAGTCTGCTGTTGATACGGGCGCCAGCACCCAGCATGTCCAGTTTGTTGAGCACGGAAACGGATGATTTTATCGATTGGTGGCAGCATGCGGTCTTCTACCAGATCTATCCCAGATCCTTCAAGGACAGCAATGGCGATGGCATCGGCGATTTGCAGGGCATCATCTCAAAGCTGCCGTATTTAGCAGAGACTGGCATCACAGCCACTTGGCTGAGTCCCATTTTTCAATCTCCCATGGTGGACTTTGGCTACGACATATCCGACTACAGAAGCATACAAAGCGAATATGGCAGCATGTCGGACTTCGAGCAATTGGTGCACACAGCCACAACTTTGGGCATAAAGATTGTGCTTGACTTTGTGCCGAATCATAGCTCAGATCAGCATGAATGGTTCAAGAAGTCGGTGGCCAAAGAGCCAGGCTATGAGGATTTTTATATCTGGTCCGATGGGAAACTGGATGAAGATGGGAAACGACAACCGCCCAACAATTGGCAGTCGGTGTTCTATGGCTCGGCATGGGAATGGAACGAGGAGAGAGAGCAATACTATCTGCATCAGTTCACTAAGGAGCAACCGGATCTGAATTTCCGCAATGCAGCCGTTGTGCAGGCCATGGATGATGTAATGTTGTATTGGCTGCAAAAAGGTGTTGCCGGATTTCGCATTGATGCGGTGAATCATTTATTTGAAAGCGAAACGCTGGCGGATGAACCTCTCTCGGGCAAGTCAACGGATCCGCTTTCCTACGATTACACGCGGCACATCTATACGAAGGATTTGCCCGAAGTGTTGGATATGGTTCAGCATTGGCGGCAACTGCTGGACGATTATACGGCCAAGCATCCGGCTGGCGGAGCGCGCATTATGATGACCGAAGCGTATGCTGGGCTCCGGGAGCTGGCGGATTACTATGAGGATGCGAATGGGGTGCGTGGCTCGCATTTGCCcttcaactttaactttatcACGAATGTGAATGGCGAGTCGGATGCTCGTGACTTTGTCTACAACGTGGAGAAGTGGCTGGTCTATATGCCACGCGGGCATGCGGCCAATTGGGTCATGGGCAATCATGACAATCCGCGTGTCGCCACACGCTTTGGCGCCGACAGTGTCGATGCCATGAACATGCTGCTCATGACGCTGCCCGGCGTTGCAGTCACTTATAATGTAAGTGCTAAGTGCGAAATGCATTTAAACGAAAAGGTTAAAGGTTAATGCGACATTTTTGTGCTCTGTGGCAGGGCGAAGAGTTGGGCATGGAAGACAATAAGGAGATTAGCTGGGAGGAGACTGTCGATCCGCCAGCACGTAATGCTGGTGAACTGGACTTTCAAAAGGTTTCCAGAGATCCGGCGCGTACGCCTTTTCAGTGGAGCAGTGCCAGAAATGCGGGTAAA comes from the Drosophila sulfurigaster albostrigata strain 15112-1811.04 chromosome 2L, ASM2355843v2, whole genome shotgun sequence genome and includes:
- the LOC133843003 gene encoding maltase 2-like isoform X2, with translation MSSLLSTETDDFIDWWQHAVFYQIYPRSFKDSNGDGIGDLQGIISKLPYLAETGITATWLSPIFQSPMVDFGYDISDYRSIQSEYGSMSDFEQLVHTATTLGIKIVLDFVPNHSSDQHEWFKKSVAKEPGYEDFYIWSDGKLDEDGKRQPPNNWQSVFYGSAWEWNEEREQYYLHQFTKEQPDLNFRNAAVVQAMDDVMLYWLQKGVAGFRIDAVNHLFESETLADEPLSGKSTDPLSYDYTRHIYTKDLPEVLDMVQHWRQLLDDYTAKHPAGGARIMMTEAYAGLRELADYYEDANGVRGSHLPFNFNFITNVNGESDARDFVYNVEKWLVYMPRGHAANWVMGNHDNPRVATRFGADSVDAMNMLLMTLPGVAVTYNGEELGMEDNKEISWEETVDPPARNAGELDFQKVSRDPARTPFQWSSARNAGFSDAPRTWLPVNPNYVQLNLQSQQLAKKSHYKVYKLLIELRKLPVLRRGRFSIEPLSRAVFAIKRSLKDYNTFVTIINVSDKEQIVNLTDFINRPQQLIVAVAGVDSTYEPGDYSNRNGSQQLLLPPNAGIVLWQQDAIMSAQRRQLVKQLIKSFNVVLVALLMYNLWRHKWTKVNFN
- the LOC133842993 gene encoding maltase 1, giving the protein MGLRWCLIFGLTLGLFTSWTRSELIKHQQRVQEELNNWWRHEVFYQIYPRSFQDSNGDGIGDLNGITSRLQYFVDTGITAVWLNPIFQSPMADFGYDISDYRAIQPEYGTLADFDQLIATAKALGIKVILDFVPNHSSDKHEWFIKSVAREPGYEDFYIWENGTVLDDGDRVPPNNWISVFSGSAWEWNEEREQYYLRQFTKGQPDLNYRNPAVLQAMDDILIYWLNRGVAGFRIDAVNYIYEDEELRDEPLSGTTSDLNSPDSLQHIYTRNQPEDYTLVQHWRQLLDNYSANNGGPLRIMMLEAYADLKLLMDYYEDPQGVQGAQFPFNFGFITELNENSTAQDFVFNIEKWLIYMPVGHAANWVMGNHDNPRVASRYGSKAVDAMNMLLMTLPGIAITYYGEELGMEDYRDISYEQTVDQPACEAGSDDYKWISRDPERTPMQWNDEKSAGFSSNASTWLPVNPNYQELNLRAQLRATRSHYKVYQSLLKLRKLRVLQEGSFTAKALSRQVFALKRELKGYGTVLTIINVSNRTQQVDVSDFIHLPNRLTLAVVGVSSQHREGERLKPAEINLAPYEGLVITLKVHK
- the LOC133843003 gene encoding maltase 2-like isoform X1 — translated: MSTLQQQTQLLLLCSLLLIRAPAPSMSSLLSTETDDFIDWWQHAVFYQIYPRSFKDSNGDGIGDLQGIISKLPYLAETGITATWLSPIFQSPMVDFGYDISDYRSIQSEYGSMSDFEQLVHTATTLGIKIVLDFVPNHSSDQHEWFKKSVAKEPGYEDFYIWSDGKLDEDGKRQPPNNWQSVFYGSAWEWNEEREQYYLHQFTKEQPDLNFRNAAVVQAMDDVMLYWLQKGVAGFRIDAVNHLFESETLADEPLSGKSTDPLSYDYTRHIYTKDLPEVLDMVQHWRQLLDDYTAKHPAGGARIMMTEAYAGLRELADYYEDANGVRGSHLPFNFNFITNVNGESDARDFVYNVEKWLVYMPRGHAANWVMGNHDNPRVATRFGADSVDAMNMLLMTLPGVAVTYNGEELGMEDNKEISWEETVDPPARNAGELDFQKVSRDPARTPFQWSSARNAGFSDAPRTWLPVNPNYVQLNLQSQQLAKKSHYKVYKLLIELRKLPVLRRGRFSIEPLSRAVFAIKRSLKDYNTFVTIINVSDKEQIVNLTDFINRPQQLIVAVAGVDSTYEPGDYSNRNGSQQLLLPPNAGIVLWQQDAIMSAQRRQLVKQLIKSFNVVLVALLMYNLWRHKWTKVNFN
- the LOC133843003 gene encoding maltase 2-like isoform X3 encodes the protein MSTLQQQTQLLLLCSLLLIRAPAPSMSSLLSTETDDFIDWWQHAVFYQIYPRSFKDSNGDGIGDLQGIISKLPYLAETGITATWLSPIFQSPMVDFGYDISDYRSIQSEYGSMSDFEQLVHTATTLGIKIVLDFVPNHSSDQHEWFKKSVAKEPGYEDFYIWSDGKLDEDGKRQPPNNWQSVFYGSAWEWNEEREQYYLHQFTKEQPDLNFRNAAVVQAMDDVMLYWLQKGVAGFRIDAVNHLFESETLADEPLSGKSTDPLSYDYTRHIYTKDLPEVLDMVQHWRQLLDDYTAKHPAGGARIMMTEAYAGLRELADYYEDANGVRGSHLPFNFNFITNVNGESDARDFVYNVEKWLVYMPRGHAANWVMGNHDNPRVATRFGADSVDAMNMLLMTLPGVAVTYNGEELGMEDNKEISWEETVDPPARNAGELDFQKVSRDPARTPFQWSSARNAGFSDAPRTWLPVNPNYVQLNLQSQQLAKKSHYKVYKLLIELRKLPVLRRGRFSIEPLSRAVFAIKRSLKDYNTFVTIINVSDKEQIVNLTDFINRPQQLIVAVAGVDSTYEPGQALSSSALTLAAHEGLICQLLET